The Desulfobacterales bacterium genome has a segment encoding these proteins:
- a CDS encoding glycosyltransferase family 9 protein gives MNNCQLKDNVNYSKKILIIARGGIGDFVFVIPAVERIKKTFPKYEIHILASNKEVVALLKDCHWCDQIIYLEETIKNMVRVIKRLIHLRNSRYAVSLVMVGGAIRSAIIPLVLGIKIRLGYDIPTILCLGKIVYTHSLKPEKKHRAILNLNLLKLLKWKWADYTTNLIRNISPDISLSAQKYLAQFKFIQNENLIGLQIGSSKNQKWKRWPSLYYKELIHIINSHWKVVFILFGNQSENQLIDSIIDRSDSDIKIIKITDQNIIDVEALISLCTVFIGNDSGLTHLAAANKVETFCLFGPTASWESYPYGSIDNAICSNKCRSCYHMNKLNIPFRCSNKIPYECLQSLDPAMVFEQMRHKLECLLNDNLKMEESKITYLQ, from the coding sequence ATGAATAACTGTCAATTAAAGGATAATGTAAACTATAGTAAAAAAATTTTAATAATTGCCCGTGGTGGTATAGGTGATTTTGTATTTGTAATCCCCGCTGTTGAAAGAATAAAAAAAACATTTCCTAAATATGAAATCCATATATTAGCCTCAAATAAGGAAGTTGTTGCATTATTAAAAGATTGTCATTGGTGTGACCAGATTATTTATTTAGAAGAAACCATTAAAAATATGGTTAGGGTTATTAAACGTTTAATTCATTTAAGAAATAGTCGCTATGCTGTCTCCTTGGTTATGGTAGGCGGTGCGATAAGAAGCGCTATCATTCCTTTGGTTTTAGGAATCAAAATACGGCTCGGTTATGATATTCCAACCATACTTTGTTTAGGAAAAATAGTTTATACTCACTCCCTAAAACCTGAAAAAAAACATAGAGCAATCCTAAATTTGAACTTATTAAAATTACTTAAATGGAAGTGGGCAGATTATACTACAAATTTAATTAGAAATATCAGTCCGGATATAAGTTTATCTGCTCAAAAATATTTAGCACAATTTAAGTTCATACAAAATGAGAACTTAATTGGTTTGCAAATTGGTTCAAGTAAAAATCAAAAATGGAAGAGATGGCCTTCTTTATATTATAAGGAATTGATTCATATTATAAATTCTCACTGGAAAGTAGTTTTTATTTTGTTTGGGAATCAATCTGAGAATCAATTAATAGATAGTATTATTGATAGAAGTGACAGCGATATCAAGATTATCAAAATAACTGACCAAAATATTATAGATGTTGAAGCTTTGATATCATTATGCACGGTATTTATTGGGAATGATTCTGGCCTTACTCATTTAGCAGCAGCTAATAAAGTTGAAACGTTTTGTCTTTTTGGGCCAACGGCGAGTTGGGAAAGCTATCCTTATGGATCGATTGACAATGCGATCTGCTCCAATAAATGTAGATCTTGTTATCATATGAATAAGCTTAATATTCCTTTCCGTTGTTCAAATAAAATCCCTTATGAATGTTTGCAATCGCTTGATCCTGCTATGGTTTTTGAGCAAATGCGTCATAAGCTTGAATGCTTGTTAAATGATAACTTAAAAATGGAAGAATCTAAAATAACTTATCTCCAATAA
- the flgG gene encoding flagellar basal-body rod protein FlgG, giving the protein MIRALWTAASGMSAQQMTVDVVANNLANVNTTGFKKSRANFQDLMYQTLLIAGATAPGGGQIPTGIQVGMGTKPSSVQKIFTQGDYVQTGNTLDMAIEGPGFFKVLSGTEELYTRAGNFTLDSEGYITTPAGERLQPEIAVPDGTSLVTLQSNGQLTAYGAGDTILTSEQINIYNFVNTAGLFAAGRNLFRPTEASGQATEGAPGSTGFGTVTNQFLEMSNVSVVDEMVALIVGQRGYEANSKAVTTADSMLGIANGVKR; this is encoded by the coding sequence ATGATTAGAGCATTATGGACGGCAGCATCAGGAATGTCTGCTCAGCAGATGACTGTAGATGTTGTTGCCAACAATCTTGCTAATGTTAATACAACTGGATTTAAAAAGAGCAGAGCTAATTTTCAGGACCTTATGTATCAAACTTTATTAATAGCTGGAGCTACTGCTCCTGGAGGAGGCCAAATACCGACCGGAATTCAAGTAGGTATGGGCACAAAACCATCAAGTGTTCAAAAAATTTTTACTCAGGGTGATTATGTGCAAACAGGCAATACTCTTGATATGGCCATTGAAGGTCCTGGTTTTTTTAAAGTATTAAGCGGGACAGAGGAGTTATATACTCGCGCTGGGAATTTTACCCTTGATAGCGAAGGTTACATAACAACACCTGCAGGTGAAAGGCTTCAACCTGAAATAGCCGTTCCTGATGGGACATCTCTTGTTACTCTTCAGTCAAATGGGCAATTAACTGCTTATGGAGCAGGAGATACTATACTAACTTCAGAACAAATAAATATTTATAATTTTGTAAATACAGCAGGGCTTTTTGCAGCAGGCAGAAATCTTTTTAGACCTACTGAAGCTTCAGGACAAGCCACTGAAGGTGCCCCTGGTTCGACCGGTTTTGGAACTGTTACAAATCAATTCCTTGAAATGTCCAATGTTAGTGTTGTTGATGAAATGGTAGCATTAATTGTAGGACAGAGGGGATATGAAGCAAATTCAAAAGCAGTTACTACCGCTGATTCAATGCTTGGAATAGCTAATGGAGTAAAACGATAA
- a CDS encoding flagellar hook-basal body protein, whose amino-acid sequence MLFEMFNSVQAGIRQEKKLDLTTNHLANADTNGFKADILSFDEILRAKVTSDFTQGDMKFTENKLDLGLEGRGFFKVKTNDGIRYTRDGNFTLNKEGMLVNHNGFPVLGNGSEIFINGKDVSIGESGEINVDGEFAGNVDVVTFKSFSKIQKKEGLNLYVYNGDPADEISDQSAKVKQGYLERSNISVVSEMTKMIEISRHYEAIQKMIRSIDETDTKALEIARI is encoded by the coding sequence ATGTTATTTGAAATGTTTAATTCAGTCCAAGCGGGAATAAGACAGGAAAAAAAATTAGATCTCACAACAAACCATCTTGCTAATGCTGATACTAATGGTTTTAAAGCAGATATACTTTCCTTTGATGAAATACTTAGAGCAAAAGTAACTTCTGATTTTACCCAAGGCGATATGAAATTTACGGAAAATAAGTTAGATTTAGGTTTGGAGGGCAGAGGTTTTTTTAAAGTAAAAACAAATGATGGAATTAGATATACTCGAGATGGTAATTTTACCCTCAATAAAGAAGGCATGCTTGTGAATCACAATGGATTCCCTGTGTTGGGAAACGGATCTGAGATTTTCATAAATGGTAAAGACGTAAGTATAGGTGAAAGTGGCGAAATTAATGTGGACGGAGAATTTGCTGGAAATGTGGATGTAGTGACATTTAAGTCATTTTCTAAGATTCAGAAGAAAGAAGGTTTGAATTTGTATGTCTATAATGGTGATCCTGCTGATGAAATTTCAGATCAGAGCGCAAAGGTTAAACAAGGATATCTTGAAAGGTCAAATATTTCAGTAGTTTCGGAAATGACAAAGATGATTGAAATATCAAGACATTATGAAGCTATTCAAAAGATGATAAGATCAATCGATGAGACTGACACAAAGGCACTTGAAATCGCTAGAATTTAA
- a CDS encoding EscU/YscU/HrcU family type III secretion system export apparatus switch protein translates to MKKNKGLKKAVALQYKPEADKAPKIVAKGQGLVAEKIIEIAKEHGIPIKDDPDLVEILSKIEIDEEIPPTVYVAVAEVLAFVYSLNRKKKPI, encoded by the coding sequence ATGAAAAAAAATAAGGGCTTAAAAAAAGCTGTAGCTTTGCAATATAAGCCTGAAGCAGATAAGGCTCCTAAAATAGTTGCTAAAGGTCAAGGCCTTGTAGCTGAAAAAATTATAGAAATAGCAAAGGAGCATGGAATTCCCATAAAAGACGATCCTGATCTTGTTGAAATCCTGTCAAAAATAGAAATTGATGAAGAAATTCCTCCAACAGTTTATGTTGCTGTAGCAGAAGTCCTTGCTTTTGTTTATTCTTTGAATAGGAAAAAAAAACCAATATAG
- a CDS encoding response regulator, translated as MKKIKFFIVDDDITFIKLMIKFLKSENFIVSYTTSSTEAFSKIIEEEPDCVIMDMMMPEIDGLELCKRLREIPSLFKTKIIFVTAKTYEFDKKRAISFGADAYIVKPVDPKTIVEQILYVIEDKVELRYWGIKGTLPIPGKNTVRYGGNTPCVSIQFPRGNFFIFDAGTGIKSLSDYLMSNKRMCQLDAKIFISHPHWDHINALQFFVPLFINGNEFEICGPSQGDLSMREIISGQMSGVYYPIKIKDFAARVYFRDLKEQMFQIDDIIIRTMLLNHPGYCLGYRMEYKGKLICYITDNELFPATSPYYNEIYLNKLINFVRDADVLITDCTYSDAQYPAKITWGHSSVGQVVDFAHRANVKILHLFHHDIDDNDDSIDSKLETARNLLEKMKSNTICDAPAERSCYKI; from the coding sequence ATGAAAAAAATAAAATTTTTTATCGTGGATGATGACATAACATTTATAAAATTAATGATTAAATTTTTAAAATCTGAAAATTTTATTGTGTCTTATACTACCTCAAGTACGGAAGCTTTTTCTAAAATAATTGAAGAAGAGCCAGACTGTGTCATTATGGATATGATGATGCCTGAAATAGATGGACTTGAATTATGCAAAAGACTTAGAGAGATTCCATCTCTGTTTAAAACTAAGATAATTTTTGTAACAGCTAAAACTTATGAGTTTGATAAGAAAAGAGCTATATCTTTTGGAGCAGATGCTTATATAGTCAAACCTGTTGACCCTAAAACAATTGTTGAGCAAATTCTTTATGTCATAGAGGATAAGGTAGAGCTTCGTTATTGGGGAATTAAGGGAACTCTTCCTATTCCCGGTAAAAATACAGTAAGATATGGAGGCAATACTCCATGTGTTAGTATTCAATTTCCAAGGGGAAATTTTTTTATTTTTGATGCAGGCACTGGCATAAAATCTTTATCTGATTATTTAATGTCAAATAAAAGAATGTGTCAGCTTGATGCAAAAATTTTCATTTCTCATCCCCATTGGGACCATATTAATGCTTTACAATTTTTTGTTCCTCTATTTATTAATGGTAATGAATTTGAGATTTGTGGCCCTTCTCAAGGCGATTTAAGCATGCGAGAAATTATTTCAGGTCAAATGTCTGGCGTGTATTACCCAATTAAGATTAAAGATTTTGCTGCTAGAGTCTATTTTAGAGACCTTAAAGAACAGATGTTTCAAATTGATGATATCATTATAAGAACAATGCTGCTTAATCATCCTGGTTATTGTCTTGGATATAGAATGGAATATAAAGGAAAATTAATTTGCTACATAACTGATAATGAACTTTTTCCAGCAACATCTCCTTATTATAATGAAATATATTTAAATAAGCTTATAAATTTTGTTAGAGATGCAGATGTGCTTATTACAGACTGCACTTATTCTGATGCTCAATATCCAGCAAAAATAACATGGGGGCATTCATCTGTTGGACAAGTAGTTGATTTTGCCCATAGAGCCAATGTTAAAATTTTGCATTTATTTCATCATGATATTGACGATAATGATGACAGTATTGACAGTAAGTTAGAAACTGCAAGAAATTTGCTTGAAAAGATGAAATCAAACACTATTTGTGATGCTCCTGCTGAAAGAAGTTGTTACAAAATTTAA
- a CDS encoding U32 family peptidase, with product MKNKQVELLSPAGNFEKLEIAIHYRTNAVYLGGKNFSLRNYADNFTISEMKEAVKLSHKHNVKVYLACNIYLRNNEIQEITSYLEEIKSAQIDIDGLIVSDPAVIMECKKILPHIDLHLSTQSNTTNFKTAAFWKELGITRINTARELSLKEIKEISEKVDIEIESFVHGAMCISYSGRCLLSGFMTNRDSNRGLCSQPCRWKYSVVEEFRPNRYYPIVEDERGSYIFNSKDICMVEHIDLMIQSGIDSLKIEGRMKGINYLASAVKIYRDSIDAYYLNPESFKPKKEWLTELESINTRGYSTGFYLGDPKESNPNYAAYKPLIVNTFIGKVMDSIDKHHAKVKIKNKTFTGDNVIVLSNSCKSRYDKIIKIIDKDGLEIPFSQPGSEVIIKFHEQYFKNDIIRRPELP from the coding sequence ATGAAAAATAAACAAGTTGAATTACTTTCACCCGCCGGAAATTTTGAAAAATTAGAAATAGCAATTCACTATAGAACTAACGCTGTCTATTTAGGTGGAAAAAATTTTTCTTTAAGAAATTACGCAGACAATTTTACTATTTCGGAAATGAAAGAGGCTGTTAAACTAAGTCATAAACATAATGTTAAAGTTTATCTTGCATGCAATATTTACCTTAGAAACAATGAAATTCAAGAAATAACTTCTTATTTAGAAGAAATAAAATCAGCTCAAATTGATATTGACGGTCTTATAGTCAGTGACCCTGCTGTAATAATGGAATGCAAAAAAATTCTTCCCCATATTGATCTCCATTTAAGCACCCAATCTAATACAACTAATTTTAAAACCGCAGCTTTTTGGAAGGAACTTGGAATTACTCGAATAAATACTGCAAGGGAACTGTCTTTAAAAGAAATAAAAGAAATTTCCGAAAAGGTTGATATTGAAATTGAATCCTTTGTTCATGGGGCAATGTGCATATCCTATTCAGGAAGATGCCTATTAAGCGGGTTTATGACGAACAGAGACAGCAACAGAGGCCTTTGCAGCCAGCCTTGCAGGTGGAAATATTCGGTTGTTGAAGAATTTCGTCCTAACCGTTATTATCCAATAGTTGAAGATGAAAGAGGCTCCTATATTTTTAATTCTAAAGACATATGCATGGTAGAACATATAGATCTAATGATACAATCGGGAATAGATTCTTTAAAAATAGAAGGAAGAATGAAAGGTATTAATTATCTTGCTTCCGCTGTTAAAATTTACCGAGACTCTATTGATGCCTACTATCTAAATCCTGAATCCTTTAAACCTAAAAAAGAATGGCTAACCGAATTAGAATCAATAAATACAAGGGGATATTCTACAGGATTCTACCTCGGAGATCCAAAAGAAAGCAATCCTAACTACGCCGCTTACAAGCCTTTAATAGTAAATACCTTTATTGGAAAAGTAATGGATTCAATTGATAAACATCATGCAAAAGTTAAAATAAAAAATAAAACCTTTACAGGAGATAATGTTATCGTACTATCAAACAGTTGCAAATCGCGATATGATAAAATAATTAAAATTATAGATAAAGATGGTTTAGAAATCCCTTTTAGCCAGCCCGGATCAGAAGTTATTATAAAATTCCATGAGCAATACTTTAAAAACGATATTATAAGAAGACCGGAACTGCCATAA